A DNA window from Ctenopharyngodon idella isolate HZGC_01 chromosome 8, HZGC01, whole genome shotgun sequence contains the following coding sequences:
- the LOC127517352 gene encoding ribonuclease inhibitor-like: protein MLQKSRIPNSPLIELDISRNYLHDSGMKLLSDGLKSPNCQLKILRLEGCSLTGQCCEIVASVLQSSNSRLIELDMSGNDLQDSGVKLLSDGLKSPNCQLEILRLWGCEVTDEGCGYLASALRSNPSHLRELELSLNHPGESGVKMLSDLLNDPNCTLNKLESW, encoded by the exons ATGCTACAGAAAAGCAGA ATACCAAACTCACCCCTGATAGAGCTGGACATAAGTCGCAATTACCTGCATGACTCAGGAATGAAGCTGctctctgatggactgaagagcCCAAACTGTCAGCTGAAGATACTGAG ATTGGAAGGCTGTTCTCTCACAGGTCAGTGCTGTGAAATCGTGGCATCAGTTCTACAATCATCAAACTCCCGTCTAATAGAGCTGGACATGAGTGGCAATGACCTGCAGGACTCAGGAGTAAAGCTGctctctgatggactgaagagcCCAAACTGTCAGCTGGAGATACTGAG ATTATGGGGCTGTGAGGTGACAGATGAAGGCTGTGGTtatctggcttcagctctgcgTTCAAatccctcacacctgagagagctggaacTGAGCTTGAATCACCCTGGAGAATCAGGAGTCAAGATGCTTTCTGATCTACTTAACGATCCAAACTGCACACTGAACAAACTCGA AAGCTGGTAA
- the LOC127517350 gene encoding NACHT, LRR and PYD domains-containing protein 6-like, which translates to MESVLELLQDILEDLERDNLKKFRSLLKQDGPLRAGKLEDAGVTDIVDIMMERFGAEEAVKITLNILRKMKQNQLAEELQSKYTEVQKSLEPAEKHIRKQEDFWLQEFMKTHKINMKEKVEHIFECKKGNEAHLKDVFTELFITEGDLKEVNQEHEIMKIDEAIKPRKSQDCSIKCNDVFGRNKNKKKIVLTKGIAGIGKTVSVHKFILDWAEEKANQDIDCVFLLPFRRINCIKDQEISLHEFLQIFNPELEDLETAKLCKIYKRNLAFIFDGLDESRLPLDFDSGMVRSVEKRSSVDELFTSLVNGTLLPSARVWVTSRPAAANQIPPEYVGLFTEVRGFTDHQKDEYFRKRIKDETQASRTISHIKKSRSLYIMCYIPVFCWITATVLWDVPIENNAENINMTLTEMYIISC; encoded by the exons ATGGAATCTGTTTTAGAGCTGCTTCAAGATATTCTAGAAGACCTGGAACGAGACAATCTGAAGAAATTTAGGAGTCTCTTAAAACAAGATGGACCCCTTCGAGCTGGTAAACTGGAGGATGCTGGTGTCACTGATATAGTGGATATAATGATGGAGCGTTTTGGAGCAGAAGAAGCTGTGAAGATCACACTGAACATCCTGAGGAAGATGAAGCAGAACCAGCTGGCTGAAGAGTTACAGAGCAAGTACACTGAAG TGCAAAAATCCTTAGAGCCAGCTGAGAAACACATAAGAAAACAAG aGGATTTCTGGCTGCAGGAATTcatgaaaacacacaaaataaacatgaaggAGAAAGTAGAACACATTTTTGAGTGTAAAAAGGGAAATGAAGCACATCTCAAGGATGTTTTCACAGAACTCTTCATTACGGAGGGGGATCTTAAAGAAGTCAATCAAGAACATGAGATTATGAAGATTGATGAAGCCATTAAACCCCGTAAATCACAGGACTGTTCAATCAAATGCAATGATGTATTTGGTCggaacaaaaataagaaaaagattGTTCTGACCAAAGGCATTGCTGGCATTGGAAAAACGGTCTCAGTGCACAAGTTCATTCTGGACTGGGCAGAAGAAAAAGCCAATCAGGATATAGACTGTGTTTTCCTTCTTCCATTCCGAAGGATTAACTGCATTAAAGACCAAGAGATCAGTCTGCATGAGTTTCTTCAGATATTTAATCCTGAACTGGAGGACCTGGAAACAGCAAAGTTATGTAAGATATATAAACGTAATCTTGCATTTATCTTTGATGGACTGGATGAGAGTCGACTGCCTTTGGATTTTGACAGTGGAATGGTGAGGAGTGTTGAGAAGCGATCATCTGTAGATGAACTGTTTACAAGTCTGGTGAATGGGACTCTGCTTCCATCAGCTCGTGTCTGGGTGACATCACGACCAGcggcagccaatcagatccctCCAGAGTATGTAGGGTTGTTCACAGAGGTGCGAGGATTCACTGACCATCAGAAGGATGAATATTTCAGAAAGAGAATCAAAGATGAGACTCAGGCCTCCAGAACGATCTCACACATTAAGAAATCTCGTAGTCTCTACATCATGTGTTACATTCCTGTGTTCTGTTGGATTACAGCCACTGTACTTTGGGACGTCCCCATTGAGAACAATGCAGAGAACATCAACATGACacttactgaaatgtacatCATTTCCTGCTAA
- the parapinopsina gene encoding parapinopsin a: MAITASESTTPASAVNDDIMPRMGYIILAVIIGFFSVFGIILNMTVIVVTLKHRQLRQPLNFALVNLAVADLGCAMFGGLPTTVTNAMGYFSLGRVGCVLEGFAVAFFGIAGLCSVAIIAVERCLVVCRPVGSITFQTRHAVAGVVMAWVWSFLWNTPPLFGWGRYELEGVQTSCAPDWYSRNLANVSYIMCYFLLCFALPFSVIVISYTRLLWTLRQVSRLKMSEGGSTARAEAQVACMVIVMVMAFLLTWLPYAAFALSVILDPNLYIDPVIATVPMYLAKSSTVFNPIIYIFMNRQFREHAVPFLLCGRNPWAVEPVSEEETTVSFISRSSKISPSSSQINV; this comes from the exons ATGGCCATAACTGCATCAGAAAGCACTACGCCAGCCAGTGCAGTGAATGATGACATCATGCCAAGGATGGGCTACATTATTCTGGCAGTTATTATTGGTTTCTTCTCTGTTTTTGGCATCATACTGAACATGACCGTGATCGTGGTGACGCTGAAGCACAGGCAGCTGCGACAGCCGCTGAACTTCGCTCTGGTCAACCTAGCTGTGGCTGATCTCGGTTGTGCAATGTTTGGAGGACTGCCAACCACGGTGACCAATGCCATGGGCTACTTCAGCCTGGGCAGGGTGGGGTGTGTGCTAGAGGGGTTTGCCGTGGCCTTCTTTG GTATTGCTGGCCTGTGCTCAGTTGCCATAATTGCGGTTGAGCGCTGCTTGGTGGTTTGCAGGCCGGTGGGTTCCATCACCTTCCAGACGAGACATGCAGTCGCAGGAGTCGTCATGGCCTGGGTCTGGTCGTTCCTCTGGAACACCCCACCTCTTTTTGGATGGGGTAGATATGAGCTGGAGGGTGTGCAGACGTCTTGTGCACCTGACTGGTACAGCAGAAATTTGGCCAATGTGTCCTACATCATGTGTTACTTTCTCCTCTGCTTTGCACTGCCTTTCTCTGTCATTGTCATCTCCTACACTCGCCTCCTGTGGACCTTGCGGCAG GTGAGCAGACTGAAAATGTCAGAGGGAGGAAGCACTGCCAGGGCCGAGGCACAGGTGGCCTGTATGGTGATTGTCATGGTGATGGCCTTCCTGCTCACCTGGCTGCCCTACGCTGCATTTGCCTTGTCTGTGATCTTAGACCCAAACCTTTACATTGACCCAGTGATCGCCACAGTTCCCATGTATCTGGCCAAGAGCAGCACAGTTTTCAACCCCATAATCTACATATTCATGAACAGACAG TTCAGAGAGCATGCTGTGCCGTTCCTACTCTGCGGCAGAAACCCGTGGGCCGTTGAGCCAGTATCAGAGGAAGAGACCACAGTATCATTTATCAGCAGGAGCAGCAAGATCTCACCTTCATCATCCCAAATAAATGTATGA